From the Planctomycetaceae bacterium genome, the window ACTTCTCCTGGCGGACTATCCCGAGGCTGTCTATCCCATCCGGATGCTGGAGGGCGAGGCCCGCCGTTGCACCGGCCAGCGGTACTACGGCGTGCCTACGCGCACCGGCTGGGGGATCGACGAGATCATCATGCCCACGATCCCCGGCAGCCGCTGCAGCGGATCGATCATTCGCGTCAGTGGTATCACGGGCAACATCCGCGGGGCCCTGCACGTGCGATCCGACGGAACGCAGGTGCGCCCGGGTCTGGTGGTCTGCGATGACCCCCAGACGGACCAGTCAGCCAACTCGATGCTCCAGACCCACGAGCGGCTGTCTATCGTCAATGGCGCCGTCAAGGGCCTGGCCGGACCTGGCCAGCGCACGGCCATCATCATTCCTTGTACGGTTATCCAGGGCGGCGACATGGCGGATCAGCTTCTTGATCGTCAGCTCAACCCGTCCTGGCACGGGGAACGCACGCGGCTGCTGTACAGCTTTCCGGCCAGCGATGCTCTGTGGAACGAATACGCCCGCATCCGCCACGAGAGCCTGCGCTCCGATGGCGACGGCCACGAGAGCACCGAGTTCTACGACGCCCACCGCCAAGCGATGGACGAAGGCGCCGTGGCGGCCTGGCCGGCGCGGTATCTGGCCAGCCGTGGCGAGATCAGCGCCATCCAGCACGCCATGAACCTCAAGCTGGACAATGAGCGGGCGTTCTACGCCGAATACCAGAACGATCCGCTGCGGCCCAGCGAACTGCGCAAGGATCTGCTGACGGTGGCGATGGTGTGCCAGAAGACCAACGGGCGGGCGCGCAGCGAGGTCCCTCTGGCGGCCACGAAGCTGACGATGTTCATCGACGTGCACAACAAGCTGCTGTACTACTGCGTCTGCGCCTGGGGCGAGGATTACACCGGGTATGTGGTGGACTATGGCACCTTCCCCGAGCAGACCGAGCGGCATTTCGCCCTGGAGACGTCCAAGCGCACCCTGGGGCGGGCGTTTCCGGGGGCAGGGCCGGATGGGGCGATCCAGGCGGGGCTGGAGAAGTTGGTGACGACGTATCTGGCCAGAGACTTTCGCCGCGGGGCCGGCATTATGCGGATTGACCGGCTGGTGGTGGACATGGGGTACAAGCCGGGGCTGGTGGCGGCCGTCAAGCATAAGGCCGGCGGCGCCACGATGATGCTGTACAAGGGCGTGGGCATCCGGGCTGGGCACAAGCCCATGAGCAGCTACCGCCGCCGGCCGGGCGAGATCCACGGGCACTACTGGTACGTGCCCAGCGTGGCCAAGACCACCGAGTTCCCGCACGTAGCGGCGGATGTGAACTACTGGAAGACCTTCACGCACAACGCCCTGGCCGCCGCCGCGGGCGACCCCGGCAGCCTGACCATCTTCGGCGAAGCCTCAGAATCGCACAGCCGTAACATCCAGCACGAACTGTTCGCCCAGCACATCGCCGCCAGCGAGACCTGGACAGAGACCCAGGGCCACGGCCGCTTCGTGCACGAATGGTCGCTGCTGCCCAGCAAGCCGGACAACCACTGGTTAGACTGCCTGGCCGGCTGTGCCGTCGCAGCGAGCATGGCCGGAATACACGCCCCAGGACAGCAGGCAACCCCCGGCCGCCAGCGAAGACGATACACCCAGCAAGACCTCAGGAGGCGATGACATGGACGCAACTCAGGCCAAACCCGCCGATAGCCGAAAGAAGCTCCCCCAGTCTGATAATCGCGGCCTGGAGTGCCGTCATTGCGGCTGTAAGCACTTCCGTGTCGTCTACACTCGTCCCACCTGGGGTAATCGTATTATACGGCGACGCGAATGCCGCCAGTGCAGACGACGGATGACTACATGGGAATCTTAACATCACAACCGTGCAACGCCTATTCTTTGCATCAGATCCTTGACCTCTTTTATAAGGGCCTCTGGCGGATTCTCACTAGCGGCAACTGCGATAATTCTCTCGACTGGAACCAAAAGCGCATATAGCTTTTTTGAACGGAAAGCCTCCGCTATCCTGCTCCAGTTCTCTATGAGGTTCTCAGCCGTCACAAATACACAAGTATTGCATACTTGCTCATTCTTCTTGAGAACAGCACTATACCTGTCTGCGTCTCTAGTTTCGATAGAAGTCATTATTGGCACGAACAAAACCCTTGCACGTACACCGCGTGTTTTTAAGATACGTATGTCGTGTTCAACCCAAAAGTGACTACCTAACTTACACTCCTGAAGCGATAAGCCCGGGAGAAGTGATATCGCCTTTATGGCGATGTCACATATTTCTGTTGTGGAAGTTACTCTAGTGGGAGAAATACGTTTCAGAGCATTTACTTCAATATACATCTTCAATAGCATTTCTTCGACGCGATGCAGTCCCTCAACTGCCTCCACAAAACGATCTATGGTCGCTGGATTGCTGCTAACATGAGTATTCAAGTATGTCTCAATGTTGTTTAGTATTTTAAGGAAGTCGGAAAGGCGCAACTTGTTTCGAACCAGATCCTGACAAATGGATCCGATCCTAGAGTAATGTTCCAAGTACTCGGGCGTCTTCCTATCCAGGTGCCCAACAAGATGCACCAGATTTCTAAAGGGAGCCATATGACCGCACCCCATCCAGGCACCATAGTAAGCCAAAATAGCCGAAGATGAATGGTGGACACATTCACGGGCAGCATATAAAGATGCGGCGATGTCCCTTTGCCTGTACTCGCGAACGTCGCGTGCATGCACGGCAGCCTTACTGTGATCATAGAGTACTGCCTCGTATTCAAAGACTTTTTGAATCAACCATGGATGAGGCGGCTGCAACGCCAGTTCTTTCACCAGCAAGAGAAGCGCGTCATAGTGGATGCGATACAGATGAAGTCCTTCAACGGCAGACATGATTGAAGCGGCTATCTGTGTCTCCTCATTGTTGGGGAGGAATGGTGCGAACCGGGCAAAACCGGTTTGTGGAAGAATCAAGTCAATCATGTCATGAAGAAGCTTACTTCGGACATATTCGGAGTCAAAAACAGTAATGCAACCATCTGGATAAATGACCTCAACATGGTAAGTGCAGTTGGCATACGTTCTTACATAGCTGTCGCCCCATACCTGTGTCTTTTGTTTGTCGTACTCATCTGATTCGAGTTTGTGAAGAACTGCCGAAACTGCCTTTCTGATATCGCTAGTCGTAAGTAACGTCTGGTTTGAACGAATCAGGTCTGAACGTAGCACGTCGAGTACATCCATCGCAACAGCAACAGGAATATCTAGCTTGACTAGAGAGGAAATGAGCCGTTCACAGGAAAACGGCCGATTCTGATCAGAAGTTTGGGGTGAATCAGGAAACATGGCGTTAATCTCATCGTCAATGGCAGCAAACTTGTTGCGCATTGCCACCCAAAGCTCTTTGAGATGAGCAGCCGAAGGGACTTGACCCTGAATATTTATGTCCCGGCCAGCTTTTAAGTTGTTATTGCCCTTGATGTCATCCATCCCTAGCTCCGATATCGCGCCCGGCAAAAACGTTCCTGTTACCTGTTACATTCGAAGTGTTCTTGATTTTGAGAACTTGTGATGCGACGAAGAGTGAGACCAGCAGGGACGCTATTGAGCAAGCTCCCGCGATGACAAAGAACGTGTCCATGAAAAGCCCTTTCAGAAGAGGTTGAAGAGACTCAATCACGATTATAGGGTATTGGCTGAAAGTTCGCTCGTCAAGCACCTTTCCTATGTCCATGGGTGTAACTATCTGCTCGAAAATCAGTTTTCCCTTTCTTCGGCTGTTGAATTGCGGGCAATAGCTCTTTAGAAAGTGGATGATTTCTCGAACAGATGGAAGGCAAAGAGTGGTCCGTATGTCAGATGAACTAACGATCGCAATCGAACAGAGCGCTCAGGGCCCCAAGCAGGCCAGCGTCGATGGCGTCAGCACACAGCAGCACTCGCTGATCGAGCAGATCGAGGCGGACAAGTACCTGGCTGGCAAGGAAGCGGCGTCGCGTAATCCTGCCAAGGCCTTCACGCGGGTCAAGATTGTCCCGCCTGGGACGGTGTAACATGGTCGCATGGCCCTGGACAAAACGTGTCAGTTCCCGCGTGCGGACGGCCGTTCGGGTCATCCGCGCCAAGTTTGATTCGGCGCAGACCACGCCGGATAATCGTCGCCACTGGGCCAACGCCGATGGCCTTTCAGCGGACACTGCCGCCAATCCCCAGGTACGGCGGATCGTCCGCAACCGCTCCCGCTACGAGGTCGCGAACAACTCCTACGCCCGCGGGATCGTGCTGACTTTGGCCAATGACGTCATCGGCACGGGGCCGCGGCTGCAGATGCTGCTGGATAGTGCCGACTCCAATCGCACCATCGAGCAGGAGTTTGCGGCGTGGGCACGCGCCATCGGCCTGCCCGAGAAGCTGCGCACCATGCGGATGGCCCGGGCGCAGGATGGGGAGAGCTTTGCGATCCTGTCCAGCAATGAAGGCCTGGATGGGCCGGTGAAGTTGGACCTGCGGCTGATTGAGGCCGATCAGGTGACCGCGGCCATGTCGCAGCCGGTGCCGGGAAGCGTCGATGGGATTATGTTCGATGTCTACGGCAACCCCAGCGAATATCTGGTGCTCAAGGCGCACCCGGGCGGCGGGACTGTATCCTCTGGCGCCGAATGCGACCGCGTGGCAGCGGCCTCCATGATCCACTGGTTCCGCGCGGATCGGCCCGGCCAGAGCCGCGGCCTACCGGACATCCTGCCGGCGCTGCCGCTCTTCGCACAACT encodes:
- a CDS encoding terminase gpA endonuclease subunit produces the protein MAKDRAKARSAAITLAGQDIAPIPSPKDARRRARADRDFKFFCETYFPHIFTLAWSQDHLRVIGKIERVVRYRETLAVAMPRGSGKTSLCLVAVIWAILSGQHEFVYLIASAQEAALSMLANIKSHLVGNELLLADYPEAVYPIRMLEGEARRCTGQRYYGVPTRTGWGIDEIIMPTIPGSRCSGSIIRVSGITGNIRGALHVRSDGTQVRPGLVVCDDPQTDQSANSMLQTHERLSIVNGAVKGLAGPGQRTAIIIPCTVIQGGDMADQLLDRQLNPSWHGERTRLLYSFPASDALWNEYARIRHESLRSDGDGHESTEFYDAHRQAMDEGAVAAWPARYLASRGEISAIQHAMNLKLDNERAFYAEYQNDPLRPSELRKDLLTVAMVCQKTNGRARSEVPLAATKLTMFIDVHNKLLYYCVCAWGEDYTGYVVDYGTFPEQTERHFALETSKRTLGRAFPGAGPDGAIQAGLEKLVTTYLARDFRRGAGIMRIDRLVVDMGYKPGLVAAVKHKAGGATMMLYKGVGIRAGHKPMSSYRRRPGEIHGHYWYVPSVAKTTEFPHVAADVNYWKTFTHNALAAAAGDPGSLTIFGEASESHSRNIQHELFAQHIAASETWTETQGHGRFVHEWSLLPSKPDNHWLDCLAGCAVAASMAGIHAPGQQATPGRQRRRYTQQDLRRR
- a CDS encoding phage portal protein, giving the protein MVAWPWTKRVSSRVRTAVRVIRAKFDSAQTTPDNRRHWANADGLSADTAANPQVRRIVRNRSRYEVANNSYARGIVLTLANDVIGTGPRLQMLLDSADSNRTIEQEFAAWARAIGLPEKLRTMRMARAQDGESFAILSSNEGLDGPVKLDLRLIEADQVTAAMSQPVPGSVDGIMFDVYGNPSEYLVLKAHPGGGTVSSGAECDRVAAASMIHWFRADRPGQSRGLPDILPALPLFAQLRRYTLAVIAAAESAANIAIFMKTNAPAGGEAAEVEPMSEMEFSPNMAVFGPEGWEPSQIRAEQPTTTYDMFKREILNEIARCLNMPYNIAACNSSGYNYSSGRLDHQTYYKSIRVDQAHCEAVVLDHILSAWLAEAVKVFGLGDLSDTSHQWFWDGHEHVDPAKEATAQAQRLESNTTTLASEYAKQGKDWETELRQRAKEVAMMKELGLTVVQTAPKPTPVDEEQQQEEAA